A region from the Achromobacter seleniivolatilans genome encodes:
- a CDS encoding molybdopterin-dependent oxidoreductase, protein MTRTRHPSLAHWGAFTAVVDEGRVVDCEPFGPDPSPSPMLGSIAEMLHSPLRIQRPSVRKGWLAGNRDREGDEYVEVSWDHALDLVAKELARVREESGPAGIFGGSYGWSSAGRVHHARSLIRRFLFQGGGCVDQVGNYSWGAAQFLLPHVIGTTSPVSGDVTDWESVLANTRVIVAFGGMPIKNSQVTSGGAGLHNLPGWLERAQAGGIRLVVVSPTRADIPEGIAADWIPIRPNTDTALMLGMAHTLLAEGLHDSEFLDRYCQGFARWAAYLTGATDGQPKNAQWAAAITGVSADTIVSLARSIARERSLLTAAWALQRAQHGEQPYWAVIGLAAMVGQIGLPGGGFAFGHASLNSIGQPRRQVPGPEVPVPKNPAQLAIPVARITDMLLAPGAEYEFNGARHTYPDIKLIYWAGGNPFHHHQDQNRFRQAWRKPQTVIVHESWWTPLARRADIVLPATTSLERCDVGGSARDPYVFAMHRAVAPQGEARNDFDIFAELARRAGFHEAYTAGRDEMGWCRHVYEGMRAGCAEKGVTLPGFDEFWANGHAELPPPDSQYVLFEAFRRDPQAHPLRTPSGKIELYSQEIAGFGYSDCPGHPVWLAPSEWLGAAGAGQWPLHLLTNQPRHRLHSQLDPAALSRSGKIQGCEPIAMHPDDAAARQIQDGDRVRVFNARGACLAGVKLDSGLMPGVVVMSTGAWSDPDGDLDRHGNPNSLTADIGTSRLAQGPSAQTALVQVERDTGPATPHRAWESPLVHAATA, encoded by the coding sequence ATGACCCGTACCCGCCACCCCTCGCTTGCGCACTGGGGCGCTTTTACTGCCGTGGTCGATGAGGGCAGGGTGGTTGACTGTGAGCCATTCGGCCCGGACCCGTCGCCATCGCCCATGCTGGGCTCGATTGCAGAGATGCTGCATTCGCCGCTGCGCATCCAGCGCCCATCCGTGCGCAAAGGCTGGCTTGCCGGCAACCGTGACCGCGAGGGCGACGAATACGTCGAAGTGTCCTGGGACCATGCCCTGGATCTGGTGGCAAAAGAGTTGGCGCGGGTGCGTGAAGAGTCGGGGCCGGCGGGTATCTTTGGCGGGTCGTATGGCTGGTCGTCTGCGGGCCGTGTGCATCATGCACGCAGCCTGATCCGACGCTTTCTATTCCAGGGCGGCGGCTGCGTGGACCAGGTAGGCAACTACAGCTGGGGCGCAGCGCAGTTCCTGCTGCCGCACGTGATTGGCACGACCAGCCCGGTCAGCGGCGACGTGACGGACTGGGAAAGCGTGCTGGCAAACACCCGGGTCATCGTGGCGTTCGGCGGCATGCCCATCAAGAATAGCCAGGTCACGTCGGGCGGCGCGGGTCTGCACAATCTGCCGGGTTGGCTTGAACGCGCCCAGGCGGGGGGCATCCGCCTGGTCGTGGTCAGCCCGACGCGGGCCGACATTCCGGAAGGTATAGCCGCCGATTGGATTCCCATCCGGCCGAACACCGACACCGCTCTGATGCTGGGCATGGCGCATACCTTGCTGGCCGAAGGGCTGCACGACTCGGAATTTCTGGACCGCTATTGTCAGGGGTTTGCGCGTTGGGCCGCATACCTGACGGGCGCCACGGACGGCCAACCCAAAAACGCGCAGTGGGCTGCGGCCATTACTGGCGTTTCCGCCGACACCATCGTGTCGCTTGCGCGCAGCATCGCACGCGAACGCAGCCTGCTGACCGCAGCGTGGGCCTTGCAACGGGCGCAGCACGGCGAGCAACCGTACTGGGCAGTCATCGGCCTGGCGGCGATGGTGGGGCAGATCGGGTTGCCGGGCGGCGGCTTTGCTTTTGGCCACGCCTCGTTGAACAGCATCGGCCAGCCGCGCCGGCAGGTGCCCGGCCCCGAAGTGCCGGTGCCGAAGAATCCCGCGCAACTGGCCATTCCGGTGGCGCGCATTACAGACATGCTGCTGGCGCCGGGCGCTGAATATGAATTCAACGGCGCGCGTCACACCTACCCGGATATCAAGCTGATTTATTGGGCGGGCGGCAATCCCTTCCATCATCATCAGGATCAAAACCGTTTTCGGCAGGCGTGGCGTAAACCCCAGACCGTGATCGTGCATGAATCCTGGTGGACGCCGCTGGCCCGCCGCGCCGACATCGTGTTGCCCGCCACCACGTCGCTAGAGCGTTGCGATGTGGGCGGATCGGCACGCGACCCTTACGTATTCGCCATGCACCGCGCTGTGGCGCCGCAAGGCGAAGCCCGCAACGACTTCGATATCTTTGCAGAACTGGCACGCCGCGCCGGGTTTCACGAGGCCTATACCGCCGGGCGCGACGAGATGGGCTGGTGCCGTCACGTGTACGAGGGCATGCGCGCAGGCTGCGCCGAAAAGGGCGTGACACTGCCTGGCTTTGACGAGTTCTGGGCAAATGGCCACGCGGAGCTGCCGCCGCCCGATTCCCAGTATGTGCTGTTTGAAGCATTCCGGCGCGACCCTCAGGCGCATCCGCTGCGTACGCCATCGGGCAAGATCGAGCTGTATTCGCAGGAGATAGCCGGCTTTGGCTACTCGGACTGCCCCGGCCATCCGGTCTGGCTCGCCCCTTCGGAATGGCTGGGCGCGGCGGGCGCCGGGCAGTGGCCTTTGCACTTGCTGACCAACCAGCCACGCCACCGGCTGCATAGCCAATTGGACCCGGCGGCCTTGTCGCGTTCGGGCAAGATTCAGGGCTGTGAACCCATTGCCATGCACCCCGATGATGCTGCCGCCAGACAGATTCAGGACGGCGACCGGGTGCGGGTCTTCAATGCGCGCGGCGCGTGTCTGGCAGGCGTGAAGCTGGATAGCGGGCTGATGCCGGGCGTGGTCGTGATGTCTACAGGCGCCTGGTCCGATCCGGATGGCGATCTGGACCGGCATGGCAATCCCAATTCCTTGACAGCAGACATCGGTACGTCTCGGTTGGCGCAAGGCCCCAGCGCACAGACGGCCCTGGTGCAAGTCGAGCGCGACACCGGTCCGGCGACTCCTCATCGCGCATGGGAAAGCCCCTTGGTGCATGCGGCTACGGCCTAG